A window of Dickeya zeae NCPPB 2538 contains these coding sequences:
- a CDS encoding ABC transporter permease, whose translation MSSEPLTYKPFSPQPVTDNGLRMRIRRLRDITDRRPWLAPATVLPALAVLLLLLAVFFPSLFTHRLPDEMDMGAVLQPPSAGHWFGTDPLGRDVFTRVVYGTSLSLSIGVGAMLIACVGGVLLGTLSALAPLPVRRVLVRLLDIMLAFPEMLLALLVIAVLGRGPENTLLAVGLSGVAGYARLVRSQVLQVKLSGYVEHAIALGEHPLYIVVRHIIPNTLRPLLILATIGVGNAVLSASALSFLGLGVVPPTAEWGALLADGRNFLDIAPWVSLFPASVVALSVIVITLLGRRLQAILAKGAA comes from the coding sequence ATGAGCAGTGAACCGTTAACCTATAAACCGTTCTCCCCTCAGCCTGTAACAGATAACGGACTACGGATGCGGATACGCCGTTTAAGAGATATCACTGATCGCCGCCCCTGGCTGGCACCGGCAACCGTGCTGCCAGCCCTGGCCGTGTTGCTGTTGCTGCTGGCGGTATTTTTCCCGTCGCTGTTCACGCACCGCCTGCCGGATGAAATGGACATGGGCGCGGTGCTCCAGCCACCCAGCGCAGGCCACTGGTTCGGCACCGACCCGCTCGGCCGCGATGTGTTTACCCGTGTGGTCTACGGTACATCGCTATCACTGAGCATCGGTGTCGGCGCAATGCTCATTGCCTGTGTCGGCGGTGTGCTGCTGGGAACACTGTCGGCGCTGGCACCGTTGCCAGTACGCCGTGTACTGGTGCGACTGCTGGACATCATGCTGGCGTTCCCGGAAATGTTACTGGCGTTGCTGGTCATTGCCGTGCTGGGCCGAGGCCCGGAAAACACACTCCTGGCGGTCGGGCTTTCAGGCGTCGCCGGTTATGCCCGACTGGTACGCTCGCAGGTGTTGCAGGTGAAACTATCCGGCTACGTGGAGCACGCCATCGCACTGGGCGAACACCCACTCTACATCGTGGTGCGTCATATCATTCCCAACACCCTGCGGCCGCTGTTGATTCTCGCCACCATCGGCGTCGGTAATGCGGTGTTGTCCGCCTCGGCACTCAGTTTCCTCGGCCTTGGCGTGGTGCCACCGACCGCTGAATGGGGAGCACTGCTGGCCGATGGCCGCAACTTTTTGGATATCGCACCCTGGGTCAGCCTGTTTCCGGCAAGCGTAGTGGCGCTGTCGGTTATCGTCATCACCCTGCTAGGCCGACGTTTACAAGCCATTCTGGCTAAGGGGGCGGCATGA
- the rhaR gene encoding HTH-type transcriptional activator RhaR, whose product MLSRGLKLRTEDYFLTDKNTVTVAERSPQPAFPLHHHDFDELVIVWRGNGLHLWNDVPYRITCGDLFYVSARDRHSYESVHDLELDNILYIRERLTLPTDWQNLLPGGEVPQQQRYWRLATQSMDILRDKVENLTQECMKSDPLSLQLSEVLLLQIALLALRYRYAPESTQLADAQQLDLLMNALRASIARPFRLEDFCQLHGISMRSLRSRFKQQTGMSVAQYLRQLRLCRAMELLRHNRQTISEVAAECGFDDSNYFSVVFHQAFGVTPSGYRQRFQSGAKV is encoded by the coding sequence GTGCTATCCCGCGGGTTAAAGCTACGAACGGAAGATTACTTTCTTACCGATAAAAATACGGTCACGGTGGCGGAGCGCAGCCCGCAGCCAGCGTTTCCGTTGCATCACCACGACTTTGACGAGCTGGTGATTGTCTGGCGCGGCAATGGCCTGCATCTGTGGAATGACGTGCCTTATCGCATCACATGCGGTGATCTGTTTTATGTCTCTGCCCGCGATCGCCACAGTTATGAATCGGTGCACGATCTGGAGCTGGACAATATTCTCTATATCCGCGAGCGCCTGACGCTACCTACCGACTGGCAAAATTTGTTGCCCGGCGGTGAGGTCCCGCAGCAACAACGTTACTGGCGGCTGGCGACCCAGAGCATGGATATCCTGCGCGACAAAGTGGAAAACCTGACGCAGGAGTGCATGAAATCGGACCCGCTGTCGTTACAGCTTAGCGAAGTACTGCTGTTGCAGATTGCACTGCTGGCGCTGCGGTATCGTTACGCACCGGAAAGCACCCAACTGGCGGATGCCCAGCAACTGGATTTACTGATGAATGCGCTGCGTGCAAGCATTGCCCGACCATTTCGGCTGGAGGATTTCTGCCAGTTGCACGGCATCAGCATGCGTAGTCTGCGTAGTCGCTTCAAACAGCAGACCGGTATGAGCGTGGCGCAATACCTGCGCCAGTTGCGGCTTTGTCGGGCAATGGAATTGCTGCGCCACAACCGGCAAACCATCAGTGAGGTGGCGGCTGAATGCGGTTTTGACGACAGCAATTATTTTTCCGTGGTATTTCATCAGGCATTCGGCGTCACCCCCAGCGGTTATCGGCAGCGCTTTCAGTCTGGCGCTAAAGTGTGA
- a CDS encoding IclR family transcriptional regulator, with product MGALSRSHDKPAGNQSLLRGFLLLEILSNYPNGCPLAHLAGLAQLNKSTVHRLLQGLQACGYVTPAPAAGSYRLTTRFIAVGQTSLAPPEVLRLIAPPLQALNAETGETVNFSRREGDHCILIHKQEPTIGMLRTLAYLGQQMTLFSSAMGKLFLADDTEDALFAYWGKQQSSIRKLTPYTITDPYHMKRELEEVRQRGVAFDREEHEVGVSCMAAPVLDANQRVKYAISLSLSSAKLRQIDEETLLTPLRQTAQALSLALKALPDEQ from the coding sequence ATGGGAGCGTTGTCGCGCAGTCATGATAAACCGGCGGGTAATCAAAGCCTGTTACGGGGATTTTTGCTGCTTGAAATTTTAAGCAATTACCCGAATGGTTGCCCGCTGGCACACCTGGCCGGGTTGGCCCAGTTGAATAAAAGTACCGTGCATCGCTTGTTGCAGGGGTTGCAGGCATGTGGCTACGTGACCCCGGCACCGGCGGCGGGCAGCTATCGTTTGACCACCCGGTTTATTGCCGTCGGGCAGACATCACTGGCACCGCCAGAGGTGCTGCGGCTGATTGCCCCGCCGCTGCAGGCGTTGAACGCGGAGACCGGCGAGACCGTCAATTTTTCAAGACGTGAAGGCGACCACTGCATTTTGATCCATAAGCAGGAGCCGACGATCGGTATGTTGCGTACCCTCGCGTATCTGGGCCAACAGATGACGTTGTTCAGCTCGGCGATGGGGAAGCTGTTTTTAGCCGATGATACTGAAGACGCGCTCTTTGCCTACTGGGGCAAGCAACAGTCGTCTATTCGCAAGTTGACCCCGTATACCATTACCGATCCGTACCACATGAAGCGGGAACTGGAAGAAGTGCGTCAGCGTGGGGTGGCGTTCGACAGGGAAGAGCATGAGGTCGGCGTATCCTGCATGGCTGCGCCGGTATTGGATGCGAATCAGCGGGTGAAGTATGCCATTTCGTTGTCACTCTCTTCGGCCAAGTTGCGTCAAATCGATGAAGAAACTTTGTTAACGCCATTACGCCAGACCGCACAGGCGCTCTCGCTGGCGCTGAAAGCCCTGCCTGATGAGCAGTGA
- a CDS encoding dipeptide ABC transporter ATP-binding protein produces the protein MSQSASQPLLRVEGLNVTFPSPHGPVESVRNLSFQVNPGEILALVGESGSGKSVTARTLVGLAGERAQIEANAIELVRHDGSRCDLQHLSARQWQQVRGREIGFVLQDALVSLDPLRRIGQEVAEPLLTHKLAARSDVAVRVADLLAQVGIPDPANRAAQYPHELSGGLRQRTLIASALAAGPKLLIADEPTTALDATVQQQILKLFTALAQAGHGVLLITHDLAVVAQVADRVMVMQTGALVEHGPAQQVLSAPQHPYTRRLLAAIPTAATRGHWLAGENPLSAQASSLLSSVDTSHKKDGLALQVDGISVSFKRPDGSRMTAVNNISLAVERGETLGIVGESGSGKTTLGKVILALQSPDSGEVRLAGHPWSRLAERERRPLRARIQTITQDPLSSFDPQFTIEQILLQPLRLRHDLSPQARQQRILALLELVGLSPTLLARRPQSLSGGQRQRISIAQALAAEPEVLICDEPVSALDVTTQAQVLDLLVALQHRLHLSMVFISHDLGVVQHMSHRIAVMKDGDVVEHGTVEQIFNQPQHPYTRQLLSTVAPVEINQQHNAIHA, from the coding sequence ATGAGTCAGTCTGCTTCGCAGCCGTTATTACGCGTCGAAGGGTTAAACGTGACGTTCCCCAGTCCGCATGGGCCGGTAGAATCGGTGCGCAACCTGTCGTTTCAGGTTAATCCGGGGGAAATTCTGGCGCTGGTGGGCGAATCCGGCTCCGGTAAATCGGTCACTGCCCGCACGCTGGTCGGGCTGGCAGGTGAACGGGCACAGATTGAGGCCAACGCCATCGAACTGGTGCGCCACGACGGCAGCCGGTGCGACCTGCAACACCTGAGCGCCCGGCAATGGCAACAGGTACGCGGCCGGGAGATAGGCTTTGTGTTGCAAGATGCGCTGGTATCGCTCGACCCATTACGGCGCATCGGGCAGGAAGTGGCGGAACCGCTACTGACCCATAAGCTGGCAGCACGTAGCGATGTGGCCGTTCGTGTCGCTGATCTGCTGGCGCAGGTCGGTATTCCCGACCCGGCCAACCGGGCGGCACAGTACCCGCATGAACTGTCGGGCGGTCTGCGCCAACGGACACTGATCGCCTCTGCGCTGGCCGCCGGGCCAAAACTGCTGATCGCCGATGAGCCGACTACCGCGCTGGATGCCACTGTTCAGCAACAGATCCTCAAACTGTTTACCGCGCTGGCGCAGGCTGGGCACGGTGTACTGCTGATAACCCATGATCTGGCGGTTGTCGCTCAGGTCGCCGATCGGGTCATGGTGATGCAAACCGGCGCGCTGGTGGAGCACGGCCCGGCGCAGCAGGTGCTATCCGCTCCGCAGCATCCGTATACCCGCCGTCTGCTGGCCGCTATTCCGACCGCCGCAACCCGTGGTCACTGGCTGGCGGGGGAAAACCCGCTCAGTGCGCAGGCCTCATCCCTGCTCTCTTCTGTCGACACCTCACATAAAAAAGACGGGCTGGCGTTGCAGGTCGATGGTATCTCCGTTTCCTTTAAGCGCCCGGATGGTAGCCGGATGACGGCGGTGAATAACATTTCGCTGGCGGTAGAACGGGGGGAAACGCTGGGCATTGTTGGCGAATCCGGCTCCGGCAAGACCACGCTCGGGAAGGTGATACTGGCGTTACAATCACCGGACAGCGGTGAAGTTCGCCTGGCCGGACACCCCTGGAGCAGGCTGGCGGAGCGAGAGCGCCGCCCGCTGCGCGCGCGCATTCAAACCATCACCCAGGATCCGCTCAGCTCGTTCGACCCGCAGTTCACGATTGAGCAGATCCTGCTGCAACCGTTGCGGCTGCGACACGATCTCAGCCCACAAGCCCGCCAGCAGCGTATTCTCGCCCTGCTGGAACTGGTGGGGTTATCACCCACATTGCTCGCCAGACGGCCACAATCGTTATCCGGCGGGCAACGCCAGCGGATCTCCATCGCGCAAGCACTGGCGGCAGAGCCAGAGGTGCTGATTTGCGACGAGCCGGTATCCGCGCTGGATGTCACCACGCAAGCACAGGTGCTGGACCTGCTGGTCGCCTTGCAGCACCGTTTACACCTGTCGATGGTGTTTATCTCCCACGATCTTGGCGTGGTCCAGCACATGAGCCATCGGATTGCGGTGATGAAAGACGGCGACGTGGTAGAACACGGCACCGTGGAACAGATATTCAATCAACCACAGCACCCTTATACCCGGCAATTACTGTCCACCGTCGCCCCGGTGGAAATTAACCAACAACATAACGCTATTCACGCCTGA
- the rhaD gene encoding rhamnulose-1-phosphate aldolase yields MQSILSSWFVQGMIKATSDMWLKGWDERNGGNISLRLTTNDVTPFESDFYPHPRHETLSQPMPELAGCWFIVTGSGKFFRNVQLDPADNLVLLQVNGDGRGYRIFWGLTNGGLPTSELAAHFQSHIVRMKVSGGRDRVIMHCHATNLIALSYVLELNSATFTRELWEGSTECLVVFPDGIGIVPWMVPGTDAIGDATAEQMRHHSLVLWPFHGIFGTGPSLDDAFGLIDTAEKSAEVMVKVRSMGGKKQTISTEELIALGQRFGVTPMAAALHPIA; encoded by the coding sequence ATGCAATCAATTCTCTCCTCCTGGTTTGTACAGGGAATGATCAAAGCCACCAGCGATATGTGGCTCAAAGGCTGGGATGAGCGCAACGGCGGCAACATCAGCCTGCGCCTGACCACAAACGATGTGACGCCATTTGAAAGCGATTTCTATCCACACCCGCGCCATGAAACGCTGTCTCAGCCCATGCCGGAACTGGCAGGCTGCTGGTTTATCGTCACTGGATCCGGCAAGTTCTTTCGCAATGTGCAACTGGACCCGGCAGACAATCTGGTGCTGTTGCAGGTGAATGGCGACGGTCGTGGTTATCGTATTTTCTGGGGGCTGACTAACGGTGGCCTGCCAACGTCGGAGCTGGCGGCCCATTTCCAGTCGCACATCGTGCGTATGAAGGTCAGCGGCGGGCGGGATCGGGTGATCATGCATTGCCACGCCACCAACCTGATCGCGCTGAGCTATGTGCTGGAACTGAACAGCGCCACCTTCACCCGTGAACTGTGGGAAGGCAGTACTGAATGTCTGGTGGTATTCCCAGACGGTATCGGCATTGTCCCGTGGATGGTGCCGGGAACGGACGCCATCGGCGATGCGACAGCGGAACAAATGCGGCACCACTCGCTGGTATTGTGGCCGTTCCACGGTATTTTTGGCACCGGCCCCTCGCTGGATGATGCCTTCGGCCTGATCGACACCGCGGAGAAATCGGCGGAAGTGATGGTCAAGGTACGTTCGATGGGCGGCAAAAAACAGACCATCTCGACCGAAGAGCTGATCGCCCTCGGACAGCGCTTTGGGGTTACGCCAATGGCGGCTGCTTTGCACCCTATCGCGTAA
- a CDS encoding methyl-accepting chemotaxis protein, whose product MKKLSQLTVFSKLLLGFSVLIVMMLLLGVVAIYQLNASDNNVVSFKNSRMPGVRYTLEMRGMLSEIRLQQVQYIASKTPQEVEGHRVELLQDQDLFLKAQANYASLLKNAPQEKQALFNQVVDNFKNFVDVNAKVIEAVNGGKLDEASKISGAVSSKYRTQLMKDLAQLVDMEIASGDQAGAASEEGYQHALYMLSGLLLLALIATAVITTLITRSLSRQLGGEPDYAAAIMHQVASGNLSVPIALRNGDTTSLLATMKFMNDKLAEIIRGIVDGSESISLAASEIAQGNSDLSQRTEEQAASLVQTSSNMQQITETVKRNADNAHQASELARQTSQTAVHGGNVVDDMLKRMHEISHSSQKIVDIIAVIEGIAFQTNILALNAAVEAARAGEQGKGFAVVAGEVRNLAQKSANAAKEIKTLIEGTVEKITDGSRHADTANQAMEEIVSSVTKVTDIVAEISMASNEQHQGIKEISVAIDQMDRVTQQNAALVEQAATAAQSMTEQGEQLRDSVRFFQLGTHTQQSSLRLN is encoded by the coding sequence ATGAAAAAACTCTCACAATTAACTGTCTTCTCCAAGCTCCTGCTCGGTTTCTCCGTGCTCATCGTTATGATGTTGTTGTTAGGGGTTGTGGCTATCTACCAGCTCAATGCCAGTGATAATAATGTTGTCTCGTTCAAAAACAGCCGTATGCCAGGAGTACGCTATACGCTGGAAATGCGCGGTATGCTGTCGGAAATTCGACTGCAGCAGGTGCAATACATCGCCTCAAAAACACCGCAGGAAGTCGAGGGCCATCGGGTTGAATTATTACAGGACCAGGATCTATTTCTTAAGGCACAAGCCAACTACGCCAGCCTGCTGAAAAATGCACCGCAGGAAAAACAAGCCTTATTCAATCAGGTAGTGGATAACTTTAAGAACTTTGTCGATGTCAACGCCAAGGTTATTGAAGCAGTTAACGGTGGAAAACTGGACGAAGCCAGCAAGATCAGCGGTGCTGTTTCCTCCAAATACCGCACCCAGTTAATGAAAGATCTGGCGCAATTGGTGGATATGGAAATTGCCTCTGGCGATCAGGCTGGGGCAGCGTCAGAAGAAGGCTATCAGCATGCGCTGTATATGCTGTCCGGTCTGTTGCTGCTGGCGCTTATCGCCACTGCGGTCATCACCACACTGATCACCCGCAGCCTGTCGCGTCAGTTGGGTGGCGAACCTGACTACGCCGCGGCCATCATGCATCAGGTGGCATCAGGCAATCTGAGCGTGCCGATTGCGCTGCGTAACGGCGACACCACCAGCTTACTGGCGACCATGAAGTTCATGAATGACAAGCTGGCGGAAATCATCCGGGGGATTGTTGACGGCAGCGAGTCTATTTCGCTGGCTGCCAGCGAAATAGCCCAGGGTAACAGTGACTTGTCACAGCGTACCGAAGAGCAGGCGGCATCGTTGGTGCAAACCTCGTCCAACATGCAACAGATTACCGAAACGGTAAAACGTAACGCCGACAACGCCCATCAGGCCAGCGAGCTGGCGCGGCAAACCTCGCAGACGGCGGTGCACGGCGGTAACGTGGTGGATGACATGCTCAAGCGGATGCATGAAATCTCCCACAGTTCACAGAAGATCGTCGATATTATCGCGGTGATTGAAGGTATCGCCTTCCAGACCAATATTCTGGCGCTCAACGCGGCGGTGGAAGCGGCACGTGCCGGTGAGCAAGGTAAAGGATTTGCCGTGGTGGCCGGTGAAGTGCGTAACCTGGCGCAAAAGAGTGCCAACGCCGCCAAAGAGATCAAAACGCTGATCGAAGGTACGGTCGAGAAAATTACCGATGGCTCCCGCCATGCTGACACGGCGAATCAGGCGATGGAAGAAATCGTCAGTTCAGTCACCAAGGTGACCGACATCGTGGCGGAAATTTCGATGGCGTCCAACGAACAGCATCAAGGGATTAAGGAAATCAGCGTCGCTATCGATCAGATGGATCGCGTCACTCAGCAGAACGCGGCGCTGGTCGAGCAAGCGGCCACTGCCGCACAGTCCATGACGGAACAAGGTGAACAGTTGCGCGACTCCGTTCGCTTCTTCCAGTTAGGTACTCACACTCAACAATCCTCACTGCGTCTTAACTAA
- a CDS encoding L-rhamnose isomerase, which produces MNTALETAWRLAQERYARLNIDVDAALRQLDQIPVSIHCWQGDDVTGFEHNGGALTGGIQATGNYPGKARNASELRADLEQAFRHIPGPKRLNLHAIYLESETPVARNAIEPQHFSNWVAWAKEQHLGLDFNPTCFSHPFSSDGFTLSHPDEKIRRFWIEHCQASRRISAWFGRELGTASVMNIWIPDGMKDLTVDRLAFRQRLLASLDEVIAEKLDPAHHIDAVESKLFGLGAESFTVGSGEFYMGYATSRQTALCLDAGHFHPTEVISDKISSASLYVPRLLLHVSRPVRWDSDHVVLLDDETQAIAHEIVRHNLFNRVHIGLDFFDASINRIAAWVIGTRNMKKALLRALLEPTDTLRTLEQNGDYTARLALLEEQKSLPWQAVWEHYCQQHDVMPGSDWLQSVRHYENTVLCQR; this is translated from the coding sequence ATGAATACCGCACTAGAAACAGCCTGGCGTCTGGCCCAGGAACGTTACGCCCGCCTGAATATCGATGTGGATGCCGCACTGCGCCAGCTCGATCAGATTCCGGTTTCCATCCACTGCTGGCAGGGCGATGACGTCACCGGCTTCGAGCACAACGGCGGGGCGTTGACCGGCGGTATTCAGGCAACCGGTAACTACCCCGGCAAGGCACGCAACGCCAGCGAATTACGCGCCGACCTGGAGCAAGCCTTTCGCCACATTCCCGGCCCGAAACGCCTTAATCTGCATGCGATCTATCTGGAATCGGAGACGCCGGTGGCGCGTAATGCCATCGAACCACAGCATTTCAGCAACTGGGTCGCGTGGGCCAAAGAACAGCATCTGGGGCTGGATTTTAACCCAACCTGCTTTTCGCACCCCTTTAGTAGCGATGGGTTTACCCTGTCGCACCCGGACGAAAAGATACGTCGCTTCTGGATAGAACACTGTCAGGCCAGCCGCCGCATTTCCGCCTGGTTCGGCCGCGAACTGGGGACAGCCTCGGTCATGAATATCTGGATCCCGGACGGGATGAAAGATCTGACGGTAGACAGGCTGGCATTCCGTCAGCGGTTGCTGGCATCACTGGATGAAGTGATCGCGGAAAAACTGGATCCGGCCCACCACATCGACGCCGTAGAGAGCAAGCTGTTCGGGTTAGGGGCGGAAAGTTTTACCGTCGGCTCCGGCGAGTTTTACATGGGGTACGCCACCAGTCGCCAGACGGCACTTTGTCTGGACGCCGGGCACTTCCACCCCACTGAAGTGATTTCCGACAAGATCTCCAGCGCCAGCCTGTATGTGCCACGCCTGCTGCTGCACGTCAGCCGCCCGGTACGTTGGGACAGCGACCACGTGGTGCTGCTGGACGACGAAACCCAAGCCATCGCCCATGAAATCGTGCGCCATAACCTGTTTAACCGGGTGCATATCGGGCTGGATTTCTTCGACGCCTCCATCAACCGCATCGCCGCCTGGGTTATCGGCACCCGCAACATGAAAAAAGCCTTGCTGCGCGCGTTGCTGGAACCCACTGACACCCTGCGCACGCTGGAACAAAACGGCGACTACACCGCCCGTCTGGCACTGCTGGAAGAGCAGAAATCGCTGCCGTGGCAGGCGGTGTGGGAGCACTACTGCCAGCAACATGACGTCATGCCCGGCAGCGACTGGCTGCAATCGGTACGCCACTACGAAAACACCGTTCTCTGTCAGCGTTAA
- the rhaB gene encoding rhamnulokinase, producing the protein MAVRHYVAVDLGASSGRVMLASLGTETRQLTLEEIHRFSNPLRHWQGHHLWDLDELERQIRHGLETIDARGIHPVSIGIDSWGVDMIALDKQGNRLGLTYSYRDHRTDGQMAQVTAELGREHLYRQTGIQFLPFNTLYQLRALRQQEPDVWGQIAHLLMIPDYFHYRLTGQMACEYTNASTTQLLNLHSGDWDHGLLDYLGIPPNWLATPHQPGQTLGEWVAPSGRAVPIVSVATHDTASAVVATPLTDADSAYLSSGTWSLIGIESHTPLTGPAALAANLTNEGGVGGRYRVLKNIMGLWLLQRVCQEQQVTDLPALLEAAAAQPGFVSLINPNDERLINPPSMSDALRELCREHDQPQPVGTVALVRCILDSLALSYRQGLLTLGALRGTPLRHLHVVGGGSRNHLLNQLCADVCQVPVLAGPVEASTLGNIGCQLIAQGDVANLEAFRRLLTDNIPLQPFIPRQDSDFADHWRRFQALCQINEELTV; encoded by the coding sequence ATGGCGGTCAGGCATTATGTAGCAGTCGATCTTGGTGCATCCAGCGGACGGGTCATGCTGGCATCGCTGGGGACCGAAACCCGCCAGTTAACGCTGGAGGAAATTCACCGTTTCAGCAACCCGCTGCGTCACTGGCAGGGGCATCACCTGTGGGATCTGGACGAACTGGAACGTCAGATTAGACACGGGCTTGAAACCATCGACGCCCGCGGCATTCACCCGGTCAGCATCGGTATCGACAGCTGGGGGGTGGATATGATCGCGCTGGATAAGCAAGGAAACCGGCTGGGCCTGACCTACTCTTACCGTGACCATCGTACTGACGGCCAGATGGCGCAGGTCACCGCCGAACTGGGCCGCGAGCACCTCTACCGCCAGACCGGTATTCAGTTTTTGCCGTTCAATACCCTCTACCAACTGCGGGCGCTGCGCCAGCAGGAGCCGGATGTTTGGGGTCAAATAGCGCATCTGCTGATGATCCCAGACTATTTTCACTACCGGTTAACCGGCCAGATGGCCTGCGAATACACCAACGCCAGCACCACGCAGTTGCTGAATCTACACAGCGGTGACTGGGACCACGGTCTGCTGGATTATCTGGGCATACCGCCCAACTGGCTTGCCACCCCGCATCAACCGGGCCAGACGCTTGGGGAGTGGGTCGCACCCAGCGGCCGTGCGGTACCCATCGTGAGCGTGGCGACCCACGACACCGCCAGCGCGGTGGTCGCCACCCCGCTGACCGATGCAGACAGTGCTTATCTCAGCTCCGGTACCTGGTCGCTTATCGGCATTGAAAGCCATACGCCGCTGACCGGCCCGGCGGCGCTGGCCGCGAACCTCACCAATGAAGGCGGTGTCGGCGGCCGTTATCGGGTACTGAAAAATATTATGGGGCTCTGGCTGTTGCAGCGGGTATGTCAGGAACAACAGGTCACCGACCTGCCCGCCTTGCTTGAAGCGGCGGCAGCACAACCGGGCTTTGTCAGCCTGATAAACCCAAACGACGAACGGCTGATTAACCCGCCTTCCATGAGCGATGCCCTGCGTGAACTCTGCCGTGAACACGACCAGCCACAGCCTGTCGGCACGGTGGCGCTGGTGCGCTGCATTCTGGATAGCCTGGCGTTGTCCTACCGTCAGGGCCTGCTGACACTCGGCGCGCTGCGCGGTACGCCGTTACGCCATTTGCATGTTGTCGGCGGCGGTAGCCGCAACCACCTGCTCAACCAACTGTGCGCTGACGTCTGTCAGGTGCCGGTGCTGGCCGGTCCGGTTGAGGCCTCTACCCTCGGCAATATCGGCTGTCAGTTGATAGCCCAGGGCGACGTGGCAAACCTGGAGGCGTTTCGTCGTCTTCTCACCGACAACATCCCGCTACAACCGTTTATCCCCCGACAGGATAGTGATTTTGCTGATCACTGGCGTCGCTTTCAGGCGCTGTGTCAGATTAATGAGGAGCTCACCGTATGA
- the rhaM gene encoding L-rhamnose mutarotase — translation MLRKAFVMQVFAQCHDEYQRRHNPIWPELEAELKAHGAHHYSIFLDPTRHLLFAYVEIESEERWNAIAQTDVCQRWWKYMTEVMPANPDNSPVSAELAPVFYLD, via the coding sequence ATGTTGAGAAAAGCCTTTGTGATGCAGGTTTTTGCGCAATGCCACGACGAATATCAGCGTCGTCACAATCCTATCTGGCCGGAACTGGAGGCCGAGTTAAAAGCCCACGGCGCGCACCATTACAGTATTTTCCTCGACCCGACTCGCCACCTGCTGTTTGCGTATGTGGAAATCGAATCAGAGGAACGCTGGAATGCCATCGCTCAGACTGACGTCTGCCAGCGCTGGTGGAAATACATGACAGAGGTGATGCCTGCTAACCCGGACAACAGCCCCGTCAGCGCAGAACTCGCACCGGTCTTTTATCTCGACTAA
- the rhaS gene encoding HTH-type transcriptional activator RhaS: protein MTQLHGEEFFVSPAATVAVEPRMPQHAFPEHYHDFWEIVLVEQGAGVHVFNDQPFALCSGAVFFVRDNDRHLFEQVEELHLTNVLYRSPRGFRFLSDIAPFLPYGANGEWLGQWQLNAGTQQQVKQLILQLAALARHERPEDIATSESLFLQILVLLRQKSFQTQGDGSERLGIQALLGWLQHNFCEEVDWDTLADRFSLSLRTLHRQVKQRTGMTPQRYLNRLRLLEARRRLQHSDDSITTIAHDCGFSDSNHFSTQFRKAFSLAPKALRHQALCED from the coding sequence ATGACACAACTTCATGGCGAGGAGTTTTTTGTTTCACCCGCGGCGACAGTAGCCGTAGAACCCCGGATGCCGCAGCACGCCTTTCCCGAGCACTATCACGACTTTTGGGAGATAGTGCTGGTCGAGCAAGGTGCCGGTGTGCACGTGTTCAACGATCAACCCTTCGCGCTTTGTAGCGGGGCGGTGTTTTTCGTGCGCGACAACGATCGCCATCTGTTTGAACAGGTGGAGGAACTGCACCTGACCAATGTGCTGTATCGCTCGCCGCGTGGGTTCCGCTTTCTGTCGGACATCGCGCCGTTTCTGCCGTATGGCGCGAATGGCGAGTGGCTGGGACAATGGCAACTGAATGCCGGGACGCAGCAGCAGGTCAAGCAGTTGATTCTGCAGCTGGCGGCGCTGGCGCGCCATGAACGACCGGAAGATATTGCGACCAGTGAAAGCCTGTTCCTGCAGATTCTGGTGCTGTTGCGGCAAAAGAGCTTTCAGACGCAGGGGGACGGCAGCGAGCGGCTGGGAATTCAGGCGTTGCTGGGCTGGTTGCAGCATAACTTCTGCGAAGAGGTGGACTGGGACACGCTGGCGGACCGTTTTTCGCTGTCGTTGCGTACGCTACACCGACAGGTAAAACAGCGCACCGGCATGACGCCACAGCGTTACCTGAACCGGTTGCGTCTGCTGGAAGCGCGGCGTCGGTTGCAGCACAGTGATGACTCGATTACCACCATCGCCCATGATTGTGGTTTCAGTGACAGTAATCACTTCTCCACCCAGTTCCGCAAAGCCTTTTCGCTGGCCCCGAAAGCGTTGCGCCATCAGGCGCTGTGTGAGGACTAA